The following proteins are co-located in the Pirellulales bacterium genome:
- a CDS encoding SEC-C metal-binding domain-containing protein — MSTDHTTQGSQPLPEADRQRRLRCGDVVHVKPGSRHPIYADLPMGGWSGTVERIQKHKTDRRRRCWVCFFDSTTERLHPVYEDRERRDNGDDCELWDNWLPEEQLARGEVPPDAIEQPVLPPSFEKAGDRQVRALFGLGPDDPYPDCEPKTWRVWHRFLTEHIPLPRLAAEDEDDDEDDDFYGERLILQRLLLPDELPDDYPDDEDRHGVYGELAVEGDEALVLPLDEILLPEDDPYDNLLRDYDHWYDAIHDSLDADGDDFDDIPFGMTRSQFKPLWNAAKKSAFRPDAGIPPPDETDLESAMSLLDRRSQPIVEEPPDFDAPPEPIRAAPRVGRNDPCPCGSGKKYKKCCLRGT, encoded by the coding sequence ATGTCGACCGATCACACGACTCAGGGTTCTCAGCCATTGCCTGAAGCGGACCGCCAGCGGCGGCTGCGGTGCGGCGACGTGGTCCACGTCAAGCCCGGCAGCCGGCACCCGATCTACGCCGATTTGCCGATGGGCGGCTGGTCGGGAACCGTCGAACGCATTCAAAAACATAAAACCGATCGCCGCCGCCGCTGCTGGGTCTGCTTTTTTGATTCGACCACCGAGCGGCTGCACCCGGTGTACGAAGACCGCGAGCGGCGCGACAACGGCGACGACTGCGAATTGTGGGACAACTGGCTGCCGGAAGAGCAACTCGCACGGGGCGAGGTCCCTCCCGACGCGATCGAGCAGCCCGTTTTGCCGCCCTCGTTCGAGAAAGCGGGCGATCGGCAGGTCCGCGCCTTGTTCGGCTTGGGGCCCGACGACCCTTACCCGGATTGCGAGCCCAAGACCTGGCGGGTTTGGCATCGTTTCTTGACGGAGCACATTCCGTTGCCGCGTCTTGCTGCCGAAGACGAAGACGATGACGAGGACGACGATTTCTATGGCGAGCGGCTGATACTCCAGCGGCTGTTATTGCCCGACGAGCTGCCGGACGATTATCCCGATGACGAAGACCGACATGGGGTTTACGGCGAGCTTGCCGTCGAGGGCGACGAGGCGTTGGTCCTGCCGCTGGACGAAATCCTGTTGCCCGAAGACGATCCCTATGACAACCTGCTGCGCGACTACGATCATTGGTACGACGCGATCCACGATTCATTGGATGCGGACGGCGACGACTTCGACGACATTCCTTTCGGCATGACGCGCTCGCAGTTCAAACCGTTGTGGAACGCGGCGAAAAAATCGGCCTTCAGGCCTGACGCCGGCATCCCCCCGCCGGACGAAACCGACCTGGAATCGGCCATGTCGTTGCTCGACCGCCGCTCGCAGCCGATCGTGGAGGAGCCGCCGGACTTCGACGCGCCGCCCGAGCCGATTCGCGCGGCGCCGCGCGTCGGCCGCAACGATCCCTGTCCCTGCGGCAGCGGCAAGAAGTACAAGAAGTGCTGCCTGCGCGGCACGTGA
- a CDS encoding histidine phosphatase family protein, protein MSQPLPTVYLARHGETEWSQLGRHTGLTDIPLTPRGEQNARQLGRRLRELTFARVLTSPLIRARRTCELAGYGDRAEADPDLVEWNYGHFEGLRTAEIRLNRPDWMLFRDGCPGGESFQELTQRADRVIARLRAMQADVLVFGHSHFSRMLAARWLGLPVEDARLFILSTAALGALSYEHTREEPALRFWNDDRHLSAPTVEDS, encoded by the coding sequence ATGAGCCAACCGCTTCCCACGGTCTATTTAGCGCGGCACGGCGAAACCGAATGGTCGCAGTTGGGCCGGCATACGGGCCTGACCGACATTCCACTGACGCCGCGCGGCGAACAAAACGCCCGCCAGCTCGGCCGGCGGCTGCGCGAGCTGACGTTTGCCCGTGTGCTCACCAGCCCGCTCATTCGGGCGCGGCGCACCTGCGAGCTGGCGGGCTACGGCGACCGGGCCGAGGCCGACCCCGATTTGGTCGAATGGAACTACGGCCACTTCGAAGGTCTGCGCACGGCCGAGATTCGGCTCAATAGGCCCGACTGGATGTTGTTCCGCGACGGATGCCCCGGCGGCGAATCGTTTCAAGAACTCACCCAGCGGGCCGACCGCGTGATTGCCCGATTGCGGGCCATGCAGGCCGACGTGTTGGTTTTCGGGCACAGCCACTTCAGCCGCATGCTGGCCGCGCGGTGGCTCGGCTTGCCCGTCGAAGACGCTCGGTTGTTCATTCTGTCCACCGCCGCGCTCGGCGCGCTGAGCTACGAGCACACGCGCGAGGAGCCGGCCCTCCGCTTCTGGAATGACGACCGGCATCTCTCGGCCCCGACCGTGGAGGATTCTTGA
- a CDS encoding TIGR03118 family protein codes for MSRRKNRRKSKPTLRFNEGSRRRRTIIESLETRQLLTGDTSPFGYLQIPLAADQSGAALVQDASLQNAWGVAALPNGGPVWVADGATGVASRYQGAVSSGGSISAFSQLPQNISVPAGAPTAITFNPTFEFTVGSGNTASPPLFFIASQNGEIDAWQSLLGTQAQKVIGVSGAEFTGLAVANNGTASFLYAADFHDDKIDVFDSSYNATTLSANAFTDSSLPAGYAPYNIQLISGQLYVTYALQDAAKETPVVGGGNGIIDIYNLDGTLAKTFASAGQLNVPDGLAMAPSGFGDFAGDLLVANSGNGEILAYNTSGVFQGALNDGPGSTSPIIIDGVRGLVFGNGSSAGDVTTLFYSAANGGHGQFGEILNAFDQSLAVVPTVVTATQGSSFSGTLATLRDSDSTLAASGFAAEIMWGDGTSSVATVVSNTDGGFNINGTHTYASAGTYQATVTASDTALNARTATATANVIDTSFSPAGVTFTTTEAQSFSGSVGTFADPSGIGNQYFANIDWGDGSTSAGTVALAAGGSGYSVTGSHTYTGGGSFAVTTTVLEEMTGSTTAGSSAIGTIASTAAVTDLNTLTAQATTFSATQGTSATVAVATFTDTYAAATAGIFSATIDWGDGTSTSAGSVTQSNGTFTVMGTHAFVENGSMSATVSISDTPGTASATAVSTATVADGNTLTAQALTFVTNPGQTFAGKVATFSDTNSLVLGSDFSAQIDWGDGSSSAGTVTAANGVLTVAGSHSYTAGGLSDAVDVTITENAHTTIAYPTATSTAVVPADDVTGTGETISATATSASSQQSLATFTKNAGNLADTFTATIDWGDGTSFTTGTVTADGSGGYDVLGSHTYSTPGAYTPDVIVYESTAGGSATPAAAIAATANVASPVVLSAATLTGPEHTATAFTVATFTDVDASAIAGDFTATIDWGDGSGSSAGSVTGSAGHFTVSGTHSFADAGTFSVGVSLSEATPTVLSNSVTSSATISQDDAFTPSAASLTATVGTAFSGVVATFTDTDTVSSSNAFTAVISWGDNNSSSAGTVTGANGVFTVSGVHTYSQDGSFPLTVTIENSSSLPGATESAATGSALVSPGSALSVTGTSITPTEGQTFSGTVATVTDTGSSLAASAFTATINWGDGTSSTATVTGASGSYTVAGSHTYTEEGTFQATVSVTETAISATVSATTSATVGEGDTLTAVAGTVTATQGSTFTGAVATFVDTNTGAAASDFTATIDWGDGSSTTAGSVTASNGTLAVSGSHDYSATGSDSIKVSLSDNSPGTASAAATSTATVVTTSTTTTSTATATISGEVFDDVNVNRVLDSGEIGLGGRTVFLNNDGTGVPDSSNPSTATDANGNYTFTALAAGSYSVMEVVPANHGVTLTTNPQTLSVTAGENVTGINIGNVLTSTLLPLQVPLTRLPAASDANTAYINAVYASILGHAPDATGLAYWQQQMTGGAGRASVAQGVWDSAEHRGMEVEQFYEEFLGRPSDPAGKSFWTAAFNAWGTEQIEVEGFLTSTEFMNLHSGETAFVDALYNNVALRAPDSTGESYWVGQLASGQTLLQVASAFVFGQEASTAVVDAFYSDFLHRAPDSADLQMWVNDLTSHTLNGEQVGVQILASGEYYSDMTGNHAPSITSANSTGFTTGSAGSFTITTTGSPTAAISESGALPSGVTLVDNHDGTATLAGTPAAGTAGTYRLTIKASNGTAPDASQTFTLTVS; via the coding sequence ATGTCTCGGCGAAAGAATCGTCGTAAGTCGAAGCCAACGTTGCGTTTCAACGAGGGGTCGCGGCGGCGGCGCACCATCATCGAATCGCTGGAAACTCGCCAGCTTCTCACCGGCGACACCTCGCCTTTTGGCTACCTCCAGATTCCCTTGGCCGCCGACCAATCGGGCGCCGCGCTGGTGCAGGATGCGAGCCTGCAAAACGCCTGGGGCGTGGCGGCTTTGCCCAACGGCGGGCCGGTCTGGGTGGCCGACGGCGCCACCGGCGTCGCTTCCCGATACCAGGGGGCGGTCAGCAGCGGCGGCAGCATCAGCGCGTTCAGCCAGTTGCCGCAAAACATTTCGGTGCCCGCCGGCGCTCCGACCGCCATCACCTTCAACCCCACCTTCGAATTCACGGTGGGCTCCGGCAATACGGCTTCGCCTCCCTTGTTTTTCATCGCGTCGCAAAACGGCGAGATCGACGCCTGGCAGAGCCTGCTGGGCACCCAGGCCCAAAAGGTGATCGGCGTCAGCGGCGCCGAATTCACCGGTCTGGCCGTGGCCAACAACGGCACTGCGAGTTTCCTCTACGCGGCCGACTTCCACGACGACAAGATCGACGTTTTCGATTCCAGCTATAACGCCACGACCCTCTCGGCCAACGCCTTTACCGACAGCAGTCTGCCGGCGGGATACGCGCCTTACAACATTCAGCTCATCAGCGGCCAGCTCTACGTCACCTATGCGTTGCAAGACGCGGCCAAGGAAACCCCCGTGGTCGGCGGCGGCAACGGCATCATCGATATCTACAACCTCGACGGCACGCTGGCCAAGACGTTCGCCAGCGCCGGCCAGTTGAACGTGCCCGATGGCCTGGCCATGGCGCCCAGCGGCTTCGGCGATTTCGCGGGCGATCTGTTGGTGGCCAACAGCGGCAACGGCGAAATCCTGGCTTACAACACGTCGGGCGTTTTCCAAGGCGCGTTGAACGACGGGCCGGGAAGCACCTCGCCGATCATCATTGATGGCGTGCGCGGGCTGGTCTTCGGCAACGGCTCGTCGGCCGGCGACGTCACCACGCTGTTCTATTCGGCGGCCAATGGCGGACACGGCCAGTTCGGCGAAATCCTGAATGCCTTCGACCAGTCGCTGGCCGTCGTGCCCACTGTGGTCACGGCCACGCAAGGCTCCTCGTTCTCCGGCACCTTGGCCACCCTGCGCGACAGCGACTCCACGCTCGCCGCCAGCGGTTTCGCGGCCGAGATCATGTGGGGCGACGGCACCAGCAGCGTCGCCACCGTGGTGTCGAACACCGACGGCGGCTTCAACATCAACGGCACGCACACCTACGCCTCGGCGGGCACCTATCAGGCCACAGTCACGGCCAGCGACACGGCCCTGAACGCCAGGACCGCCACGGCCACGGCCAACGTGATCGACACCAGCTTCAGCCCGGCGGGCGTGACATTTACCACCACCGAAGCCCAGTCGTTCAGCGGCTCCGTCGGCACTTTTGCGGACCCCAGCGGCATTGGCAATCAATACTTTGCCAACATCGACTGGGGCGACGGCTCGACCAGCGCCGGCACCGTGGCGCTCGCCGCCGGCGGCAGCGGATACAGTGTCACCGGAAGTCACACGTATACAGGGGGCGGCAGCTTTGCCGTCACGACCACGGTCTTGGAAGAGATGACCGGCAGCACCACGGCGGGCAGCTCGGCCATCGGCACCATCGCCAGCACCGCCGCCGTGACCGATCTGAATACGCTGACCGCCCAGGCCACCACCTTCTCGGCCACGCAAGGCACATCGGCGACCGTCGCGGTGGCCACGTTCACCGACACCTACGCCGCGGCCACGGCAGGCATCTTTTCGGCCACCATCGACTGGGGTGACGGCACCAGCACGAGCGCCGGCAGCGTGACGCAATCCAACGGCACGTTCACCGTCATGGGAACGCACGCCTTCGTCGAAAACGGTTCCATGTCGGCCACCGTCAGCATCAGCGACACGCCGGGCACGGCCAGCGCCACGGCCGTCTCCACCGCGACCGTCGCCGACGGCAACACGCTGACGGCCCAAGCGTTGACCTTCGTAACCAATCCCGGCCAGACGTTCGCCGGCAAGGTCGCCACGTTCAGCGACACCAACAGCCTGGTCCTGGGCTCCGACTTCAGCGCACAGATCGACTGGGGCGACGGCAGCAGTTCGGCGGGCACCGTCACCGCCGCCAACGGTGTGCTCACGGTCGCTGGCAGCCATAGCTATACCGCCGGCGGCCTGTCGGACGCGGTTGACGTCACCATTACCGAGAACGCTCACACCACGATCGCCTACCCCACGGCGACCAGCACCGCCGTGGTGCCGGCCGACGATGTCACCGGCACCGGAGAAACAATTTCGGCGACGGCTACTTCAGCGAGTTCGCAGCAGAGCCTGGCCACGTTCACCAAGAACGCGGGCAACCTCGCCGACACATTCACCGCCACGATCGACTGGGGCGATGGCACGTCATTTACGACCGGCACGGTGACCGCCGATGGCAGCGGTGGCTACGACGTGCTCGGCAGCCACACGTACTCGACGCCCGGTGCGTATACGCCCGACGTGATCGTCTACGAATCGACGGCCGGCGGCAGCGCCACGCCCGCCGCGGCGATCGCGGCGACGGCCAACGTGGCCAGTCCCGTGGTGCTCTCGGCCGCCACGCTGACCGGGCCGGAGCATACCGCGACCGCGTTTACCGTGGCCACCTTCACCGACGTCGACGCCAGCGCGATCGCCGGCGATTTCACCGCCACGATCGACTGGGGCGATGGAAGCGGTTCGTCGGCGGGCAGCGTCACGGGATCCGCTGGCCACTTCACGGTGTCGGGCACGCACTCCTTTGCCGATGCCGGCACGTTCAGCGTCGGCGTGAGCCTCAGCGAGGCAACGCCGACCGTCTTGTCCAACAGCGTCACTTCGTCGGCCACCATCAGCCAGGACGACGCATTCACTCCGTCCGCGGCTTCGCTGACGGCCACGGTGGGCACAGCCTTCAGTGGCGTCGTCGCCACATTTACCGACACCGACACGGTTTCCTCTTCCAACGCCTTCACCGCGGTCATCTCCTGGGGTGACAATAATTCCTCCAGCGCGGGCACGGTTACGGGCGCGAACGGCGTGTTCACCGTCAGCGGCGTCCATACTTACAGCCAGGACGGCAGCTTTCCGCTGACCGTGACGATCGAAAACAGCAGCTCGCTGCCTGGGGCGACGGAGAGCGCCGCCACCGGCAGCGCCCTGGTTTCGCCCGGTTCGGCCTTGAGCGTCACCGGAACGTCCATCACTCCCACAGAAGGGCAAACGTTCAGCGGGACCGTCGCCACCGTTACCGATACGGGCAGCTCGCTGGCCGCCTCGGCCTTTACGGCCACGATCAACTGGGGCGATGGCACGTCGTCGACCGCCACCGTCACCGGCGCCAGCGGCAGCTACACCGTCGCCGGCAGCCACACGTACACCGAAGAAGGAACATTCCAAGCGACGGTCTCGGTCACAGAAACGGCCATCAGCGCCACGGTGAGCGCCACCACCAGCGCCACCGTTGGCGAGGGCGATACGCTGACCGCGGTGGCCGGCACCGTCACGGCCACCCAAGGCAGCACATTCACGGGGGCCGTGGCCACGTTTGTCGACACCAACACCGGCGCCGCGGCCAGCGATTTCACCGCCACCATCGATTGGGGCGACGGCAGCAGCACGACGGCCGGCAGCGTCACCGCTTCCAACGGCACGCTCGCCGTGTCGGGCAGTCACGACTACAGCGCGACCGGCTCCGACAGCATCAAAGTCAGTTTGAGCGACAACAGTCCCGGCACGGCATCGGCCGCCGCCACATCCACCGCCACCGTCGTCACCACGTCCACCACTACGACTTCGACCGCCACGGCCACGATCAGCGGCGAGGTGTTTGACGACGTGAACGTGAACCGCGTGCTCGATTCGGGCGAAATCGGTCTGGGCGGACGCACCGTGTTTCTGAACAACGACGGCACCGGCGTCCCCGACAGCAGCAATCCGTCGACCGCGACCGACGCCAACGGCAACTATACGTTCACGGCCCTGGCGGCGGGCAGCTACAGCGTGATGGAAGTCGTGCCCGCCAATCACGGCGTGACGCTGACTACGAACCCGCAAACGCTGTCGGTCACCGCCGGCGAAAACGTCACGGGCATCAACATCGGCAACGTCCTGACCAGCACCCTTCTGCCGCTGCAGGTTCCGCTCACACGCCTGCCGGCCGCCAGCGATGCCAACACGGCCTACATCAACGCCGTGTATGCGAGCATTTTGGGGCACGCTCCCGACGCCACCGGCCTGGCCTACTGGCAGCAGCAGATGACGGGCGGCGCCGGCCGGGCCAGCGTGGCCCAAGGCGTGTGGGACTCGGCCGAGCACCGCGGCATGGAAGTCGAGCAGTTCTATGAAGAGTTTCTCGGCCGTCCATCCGATCCGGCGGGCAAGTCGTTCTGGACCGCCGCCTTCAACGCCTGGGGGACCGAACAGATCGAGGTCGAGGGCTTCCTCACTTCGACGGAATTCATGAACCTGCACTCCGGGGAAACGGCCTTCGTCGACGCGCTGTACAACAACGTCGCCCTCCGCGCGCCCGACTCGACGGGCGAAAGCTACTGGGTCGGTCAGCTCGCCTCGGGCCAAACGCTGTTGCAGGTGGCCTCGGCCTTCGTCTTCGGCCAAGAGGCGAGCACGGCCGTGGTCGACGCCTTCTATTCCGACTTCTTGCACCGCGCGCCCGACAGCGCCGATCTGCAAATGTGGGTCAACGATCTCACCTCGCACACGCTGAACGGCGAGCAAGTCGGCGTGCAGATTCTGGCATCCGGCGAGTATTACAGCGACATGACGGGTAACCACGCGCCGTCGATCACCAGTGCCAACAGCACGGGCTTCACCACAGGCTCGGCCGGCAGCTTCACCATCACCACGACGGGCAGCCCGACGGCGGCCATCAGCGAAAGCGGTGCGTTGCCCAGCGGAGTGACTTTGGTCGATAACCACGACGGCACGGCGACGCTGGCCGGCACCCCCGCCGCGGGCACGGCCGGCACGTACCGCCTCACGATCAAGGCGAGCAACGGCACGGCACCCGACGCCAGCCAGACGTTCACCCTGACCGTCAGCTAA
- a CDS encoding ankyrin repeat domain-containing protein encodes MADAQRVLARAYGFSSWPALKNHVEGVHFAALFAAAEAGDVAVVRRIAKAHPEWINHQADVRGGALHRAVLRRDVELTRVLMRLGADARTGIWPHRDATSAYAIAVDREYSEIVATIEREEDNRRARLSHERKSTSAAVGALRHTIAEGRAAEAIALMEGDPALISACDVYGVTPLHVAAWKHDPALVGWLLDHGASPDALALRAVPVRVPADEYPVESGKTPLDFAAFVAGRAPEGRDSIFYFMENAHVDPAQFHETARLLLEKGAELTPRAAVALGDREAVLRLHREGRLHNEIHFVRGGLISIAVRVNRPEMVSLLLDLALDPDESVPTDDGFRSWGMPLWFASQCGRHEIAELLLARGADVNAVVYACGDSICSAGDEKMEALLRQYGARLTVETVTDPKTAQAILDGTVTAYSLGDAEPLKLQDAAERLCGGDPEFIRMCLPHITRKRDDPWWNSVLMNAKVPEGLQIVLDHGVDPDIPSDGGYTLLHHLTTPVAGRRGAFVPTEEERLQRATMLLDAGASLTKRDSLLKSTPLGWACRWGRSELVRLYLQRGADPVEADAEPWATPLAWATNRGHHEIIKLLRTHGAR; translated from the coding sequence TTGGCCGACGCGCAGCGAGTGCTGGCGCGAGCCTACGGCTTTTCGAGCTGGCCCGCGCTCAAGAATCACGTCGAGGGCGTACACTTCGCGGCACTTTTCGCGGCGGCCGAAGCCGGTGACGTGGCGGTCGTGCGGCGAATCGCCAAAGCGCATCCCGAGTGGATCAACCATCAGGCCGACGTCCGCGGCGGCGCGCTGCATCGCGCCGTGCTGCGTCGCGATGTGGAGCTGACCCGCGTCCTGATGCGACTCGGCGCGGACGCGCGCACGGGCATCTGGCCGCATCGCGACGCGACCTCGGCCTACGCCATCGCCGTCGACCGCGAGTACAGCGAAATCGTCGCCACCATCGAGCGCGAGGAAGACAATCGCCGCGCGCGGCTCAGCCACGAGAGGAAGTCCACCAGCGCGGCGGTCGGTGCGCTGCGGCACACCATCGCCGAGGGCCGCGCCGCGGAGGCCATCGCCTTGATGGAAGGCGACCCGGCGCTCATCAGTGCGTGTGATGTCTATGGCGTCACGCCGCTGCACGTCGCGGCCTGGAAGCACGATCCCGCGCTGGTGGGCTGGCTTCTCGACCACGGTGCGTCGCCCGACGCCCTCGCGTTGCGCGCGGTTCCCGTACGGGTCCCAGCCGATGAGTATCCGGTGGAATCCGGGAAAACACCGCTCGACTTTGCGGCATTCGTCGCCGGCCGGGCGCCCGAAGGACGCGACTCCATTTTTTATTTCATGGAGAACGCGCACGTCGATCCTGCGCAATTTCACGAGACGGCCCGCCTGCTGCTTGAGAAGGGGGCCGAGCTCACGCCCCGCGCAGCAGTGGCCCTCGGCGACCGCGAGGCGGTGTTGCGACTGCATCGCGAAGGACGGCTGCACAACGAAATCCATTTCGTTCGCGGCGGCTTGATCAGTATTGCCGTGCGCGTCAACCGCCCGGAAATGGTGTCGCTGCTTCTGGATCTGGCACTCGATCCCGATGAGTCCGTTCCCACCGACGACGGGTTCCGAAGCTGGGGCATGCCTCTCTGGTTCGCTTCCCAATGCGGCCGGCACGAAATCGCCGAGTTGCTGCTGGCCCGCGGCGCCGACGTCAATGCCGTTGTGTACGCCTGCGGCGACTCGATATGCAGCGCGGGAGACGAGAAGATGGAGGCACTGTTGCGCCAGTATGGAGCGCGGCTCACGGTCGAAACCGTGACGGACCCGAAAACGGCGCAAGCGATTCTCGACGGGACCGTGACAGCGTACAGTCTGGGTGACGCTGAGCCGCTCAAGCTCCAGGATGCGGCCGAGCGTCTGTGCGGCGGCGATCCTGAATTCATCCGGATGTGTCTGCCGCATATCACGCGCAAGCGCGACGATCCGTGGTGGAACAGCGTGCTCATGAACGCCAAGGTGCCCGAGGGTTTGCAGATCGTTCTGGATCACGGAGTCGATCCTGATATACCCAGCGACGGCGGTTATACCCTCCTGCATCACCTGACGACGCCGGTGGCGGGGCGCAGGGGAGCCTTTGTGCCCACCGAGGAGGAGCGCCTCCAGCGCGCGACGATGCTGCTCGACGCCGGCGCGTCGCTGACGAAACGCGACTCGCTGCTCAAATCGACGCCGCTCGGCTGGGCCTGCCGGTGGGGACGTAGCGAGCTTGTCAGACTTTACCTACAGCGCGGCGCTGACCCAGTGGAGGCGGATGCCGAACCGTGGGCAACGCCTTTGGCATGGGCCACGAACCGCGGGCATCACGAGATTATCAAGTTGCTCCGCACGCATGGCGCCAGGTGA